In Anguilla rostrata isolate EN2019 chromosome 1, ASM1855537v3, whole genome shotgun sequence, a genomic segment contains:
- the atxn3 gene encoding ataxin-3 isoform X1 has protein sequence MESIFHEKQEGSLCAQHCLNNLLQGEYFTPVELSSIAHQLDEEERMRMAEGGVTSVEYRTFLQQPSGNMDDSGFFSIQVISNALGVWGLELVLFNSPEYQRLMIDPINEKAFICNYKEHWFTVRKLGQQWFNLNSLLTGPELISDTYLALFLAQLQQEGYSIFVIRGNLPDCEAEQILRIMRVEQRQRPKLIGEEAAQSSSGQAFAERGTSMQQMLEVGQGLEEGVIDEDEEELRKALAMSRQDMEVEDEEADLRRAIQLSMLGAAGSSQAPETRDEGTVQIAGSTPNEKLTAEELRKKRQAYFDRQSQQQAQTPTPQQAQTPTPQQPDSRSTGALAGGTESEESSDKQETEKKPSQ, from the exons ATGGAGTCTATCTTTCATGAGAAA caAGAGGGCTCCCTATGTGCCCAGCACTGCCTGAACAACCTGCTTCAGGGCGAATATTTCACTCCCGTGGAGCTGTCTTCTATCGCGCATCAGTTAGATGAGGAGGAGAGAATGAGAATGGCAGAGGGAGGAGTAACCAGTGTGGAATACAGAACATTCCTACAG CAACCTTCTGGAAACATGGATGACAGTGGCTTCTTCTCAATACAA GTCATCAGTAATGCTTTAGGGGTATGGGGCTTGGAGCTGGTCCTCTTCAACAGCCCAGAGTATCAAAGACTGATGATCGACCCAAT AAATGAAAAGGCATTTATATGCAACTACAAGGAACACTGGTTTACAGTACGAAAACTAGGACAACAG TGGTTTAATCTGAACTCCTTGTTGACGGGCCCAGAGCTGATTTCAGACACATATTTGGCTCTTTTTCTAGCACAGTTACAGCAAGAAG GGTACTCCATATTTGTGATCAGAGGGAACCTTCCGGACTGTGAGGCAGAGCAGATTCTGCGCATCATGAGGGTAGAGCAGCGGCAGCGACCCAAGCTGATTGGAGAAGAAGCAGCCCAGTCTAGCAGTGGCCAAGCATTTGCCGAACGGGG CACATCAATGCAGCAGATGTTGGAGGTGGGGCAGGGTCTGGAAGAGGGCGTGATTgacgaggatgaggaggaatTACGGAAGGCCCTGGCCATGAGTCGACAAGACATGGAGGTGGAGGACGAAGAAGCCGATTTGCGCCGGGCCATTCAGCTCAGCATGCTTG GTGCAGCTGGGAGCAGTCAAGCCCCTGAGACCAGAGATGAGGGTACAGTCCAGATTGCAGGGTCCACTCCCAATGAGAAACTGACTGCTGAAGAACTGCGTAAGAAGAGGCAGGCCTATTTTGACAG GCAGTCCCAACAGCAAGCTCAGACCCCCACACCACAACAAGCGCAGACACCCACACCACAACAACCGGACAGCAGAAGCACTGGAGCACTGGCAGGTGGTACAG AATCAGAAGAGAGCAGCGACAAGCAGGAGACTGAGAAGAAGCCCAGCCAGTGA
- the atxn3 gene encoding ataxin-3 isoform X2, with the protein MESIFHEKQEGSLCAQHCLNNLLQGEYFTPVELSSIAHQLDEEERMRMAEGGVTSVEYRTFLQQPSGNMDDSGFFSIQVISNALGVWGLELVLFNSPEYQRLMIDPINEKAFICNYKEHWFTVRKLGQQWFNLNSLLTGPELISDTYLALFLAQLQQEGYSIFVIRGNLPDCEAEQILRIMRVEQRQRPKLIGEEAAQSSSGQAFAERGTSMQQMLEVGQGLEEGVIDEDEEELRKALAMSRQDMEVEDEEADLRRAIQLSMLGAAGSSQAPETRDEGTVQIAGSTPNEKLTAEELRKKRQAYFDRQSQQQAQTPTPQQAQTPTPQQPDSRSTGALAESEESSDKQETEKKPSQ; encoded by the exons ATGGAGTCTATCTTTCATGAGAAA caAGAGGGCTCCCTATGTGCCCAGCACTGCCTGAACAACCTGCTTCAGGGCGAATATTTCACTCCCGTGGAGCTGTCTTCTATCGCGCATCAGTTAGATGAGGAGGAGAGAATGAGAATGGCAGAGGGAGGAGTAACCAGTGTGGAATACAGAACATTCCTACAG CAACCTTCTGGAAACATGGATGACAGTGGCTTCTTCTCAATACAA GTCATCAGTAATGCTTTAGGGGTATGGGGCTTGGAGCTGGTCCTCTTCAACAGCCCAGAGTATCAAAGACTGATGATCGACCCAAT AAATGAAAAGGCATTTATATGCAACTACAAGGAACACTGGTTTACAGTACGAAAACTAGGACAACAG TGGTTTAATCTGAACTCCTTGTTGACGGGCCCAGAGCTGATTTCAGACACATATTTGGCTCTTTTTCTAGCACAGTTACAGCAAGAAG GGTACTCCATATTTGTGATCAGAGGGAACCTTCCGGACTGTGAGGCAGAGCAGATTCTGCGCATCATGAGGGTAGAGCAGCGGCAGCGACCCAAGCTGATTGGAGAAGAAGCAGCCCAGTCTAGCAGTGGCCAAGCATTTGCCGAACGGGG CACATCAATGCAGCAGATGTTGGAGGTGGGGCAGGGTCTGGAAGAGGGCGTGATTgacgaggatgaggaggaatTACGGAAGGCCCTGGCCATGAGTCGACAAGACATGGAGGTGGAGGACGAAGAAGCCGATTTGCGCCGGGCCATTCAGCTCAGCATGCTTG GTGCAGCTGGGAGCAGTCAAGCCCCTGAGACCAGAGATGAGGGTACAGTCCAGATTGCAGGGTCCACTCCCAATGAGAAACTGACTGCTGAAGAACTGCGTAAGAAGAGGCAGGCCTATTTTGACAG GCAGTCCCAACAGCAAGCTCAGACCCCCACACCACAACAAGCGCAGACACCCACACCACAACAACCGGACAGCAGAAGCACTGGAGCACTGGCAG AATCAGAAGAGAGCAGCGACAAGCAGGAGACTGAGAAGAAGCCCAGCCAGTGA
- the atxn3 gene encoding ataxin-3 isoform X3 — protein sequence MRMAEGGVTSVEYRTFLQQPSGNMDDSGFFSIQVISNALGVWGLELVLFNSPEYQRLMIDPINEKAFICNYKEHWFTVRKLGQQWFNLNSLLTGPELISDTYLALFLAQLQQEGYSIFVIRGNLPDCEAEQILRIMRVEQRQRPKLIGEEAAQSSSGQAFAERGTSMQQMLEVGQGLEEGVIDEDEEELRKALAMSRQDMEVEDEEADLRRAIQLSMLGAAGSSQAPETRDEGTVQIAGSTPNEKLTAEELRKKRQAYFDRQSQQQAQTPTPQQAQTPTPQQPDSRSTGALAGGTESEESSDKQETEKKPSQ from the exons ATGAGAATGGCAGAGGGAGGAGTAACCAGTGTGGAATACAGAACATTCCTACAG CAACCTTCTGGAAACATGGATGACAGTGGCTTCTTCTCAATACAA GTCATCAGTAATGCTTTAGGGGTATGGGGCTTGGAGCTGGTCCTCTTCAACAGCCCAGAGTATCAAAGACTGATGATCGACCCAAT AAATGAAAAGGCATTTATATGCAACTACAAGGAACACTGGTTTACAGTACGAAAACTAGGACAACAG TGGTTTAATCTGAACTCCTTGTTGACGGGCCCAGAGCTGATTTCAGACACATATTTGGCTCTTTTTCTAGCACAGTTACAGCAAGAAG GGTACTCCATATTTGTGATCAGAGGGAACCTTCCGGACTGTGAGGCAGAGCAGATTCTGCGCATCATGAGGGTAGAGCAGCGGCAGCGACCCAAGCTGATTGGAGAAGAAGCAGCCCAGTCTAGCAGTGGCCAAGCATTTGCCGAACGGGG CACATCAATGCAGCAGATGTTGGAGGTGGGGCAGGGTCTGGAAGAGGGCGTGATTgacgaggatgaggaggaatTACGGAAGGCCCTGGCCATGAGTCGACAAGACATGGAGGTGGAGGACGAAGAAGCCGATTTGCGCCGGGCCATTCAGCTCAGCATGCTTG GTGCAGCTGGGAGCAGTCAAGCCCCTGAGACCAGAGATGAGGGTACAGTCCAGATTGCAGGGTCCACTCCCAATGAGAAACTGACTGCTGAAGAACTGCGTAAGAAGAGGCAGGCCTATTTTGACAG GCAGTCCCAACAGCAAGCTCAGACCCCCACACCACAACAAGCGCAGACACCCACACCACAACAACCGGACAGCAGAAGCACTGGAGCACTGGCAGGTGGTACAG AATCAGAAGAGAGCAGCGACAAGCAGGAGACTGAGAAGAAGCCCAGCCAGTGA